One genomic segment of Flavobacteriaceae bacterium includes these proteins:
- a CDS encoding SusC/RagA family TonB-linked outer membrane protein, which produces MRVKFFITMMLLLCLPIFSQEKMITGVVASDLGTLPGVSILLKGTTKGVETDFDGKYRILAKVGDVLVFSYLGFVTVERTIGDASVINVVMQESGEVLEEVVVVAYGSRRKEEITGSVQAISSSTIEQQQVTSPLRALQGTVPGINLITQGGQPGNNPNIVIRGFGSFNGSNSPLIVVDGAPYNGNLNTISQDQIESISVLKDASSASLYGSRAANGVIIITTKRGKRNSDAKVSIRSQYGISNPAVGIHDLVGPEDYLKLNWQAIRNNNIYQLDQSPTDAALNATNQLIPTLGYNPYSVANPIDINGQLVAGANLLWNTTWQDVVLRDNVSRVNHNISITGGEENNNYFISLDYLDDEGPVIASDFERIALRGAIDADVNDWLKVGLTSSYSRSYSNNPDQTSGSTTQAISWIYSNSSIYPIYVRDENGNLILDENGQVIYDLGNGNGRPPGQSVNSIRPGIVGENILASIELGSETRTRSNFVGSAYAEVGFFEKFKFRSTLNYENYLFDSHSFDDDLIGAASSVNGRVSKQRNITTTLNAIQALNYTDSFDEHNLSVDLIYEANTQTTDSFSASATGFLPGQEELGNGTIAESFGGFRLEQRISSILGRLSYNFKNRYFLDASYRQDKTSQFSKEFNTGGFYSFGVSWSVFKEDFLSNTDWINELRIRASYGELGNVNIPGGFFPTSFLFGGTNFGNIVISPVEGLPSSLPSSTLIDPSLQWETSTTTNLGLDFGLFNNVLTGSVEYFKRNSVDLIQDITTTPSTGAPILRANAGEIENRGWEVSLVGNIINKEGFQWSVNTNFSLLTNEIKVVTPFTDRLVQGANLWAPGNSIFEFYVREWAGVDPANGDALWYQDITDANGNVTGRTVTNDYDSATRYETGKESIPDIQGGFGTNLRYKNFDFSVLFNFSFGAYIYDTDYSGLVANMSSIGSSAHPDNFQAWSQPGDISSFPRLTIANNSFNNRSTRWLFKNDYVRMRNISLGYNLPADLLNKYGISKVRLYVLGENMFTWQSHKGIDPEQSFNGLTANRSPLQKTLTLGTLFEF; this is translated from the coding sequence ATGAGAGTAAAATTTTTCATTACAATGATGCTTTTATTGTGCTTGCCAATTTTTTCACAAGAGAAAATGATTACCGGTGTAGTAGCAAGTGATTTGGGAACGTTACCAGGAGTAAGTATCTTATTGAAAGGAACAACAAAAGGGGTAGAAACAGACTTTGATGGAAAATACCGTATTCTAGCAAAAGTTGGAGATGTGCTTGTTTTCAGTTACTTAGGTTTTGTAACAGTCGAAAGAACAATAGGAGATGCCTCGGTGATAAATGTTGTTATGCAAGAGAGTGGAGAAGTGTTGGAAGAAGTTGTAGTTGTAGCCTACGGATCCCGAAGAAAGGAAGAAATTACCGGATCGGTTCAGGCAATAAGTTCCAGTACAATTGAGCAACAACAAGTAACATCACCTTTAAGAGCTCTGCAAGGAACAGTACCAGGAATTAATTTAATCACACAAGGGGGGCAACCGGGAAACAATCCAAATATTGTCATTAGAGGATTTGGTAGTTTCAATGGAAGCAATAGTCCATTAATTGTTGTTGACGGAGCACCATACAATGGTAACTTAAATACGATTAGTCAAGACCAGATTGAGTCAATTTCAGTTTTAAAAGATGCTTCTTCTGCGTCACTTTACGGTTCTAGAGCTGCAAATGGGGTTATCATTATTACAACCAAACGTGGTAAAAGAAATTCTGATGCAAAAGTATCGATTCGATCTCAATATGGGATTTCAAATCCAGCAGTAGGAATACACGATTTAGTTGGACCTGAAGATTATTTGAAATTAAATTGGCAAGCAATCAGAAATAATAATATTTATCAATTAGATCAATCACCAACAGATGCTGCCTTAAATGCAACAAACCAATTGATCCCTACATTGGGATACAACCCATACAGTGTTGCTAATCCAATAGATATCAACGGGCAATTGGTTGCAGGTGCAAATTTATTGTGGAATACAACCTGGCAAGATGTAGTTTTAAGAGACAATGTATCTCGGGTCAATCACAATATCAGTATCACTGGAGGAGAGGAAAATAATAATTATTTTATCTCGCTGGATTATCTGGATGATGAAGGTCCTGTAATTGCTTCAGATTTTGAGAGAATAGCACTACGTGGAGCCATTGATGCAGATGTAAATGATTGGCTTAAGGTTGGCCTTACTTCAAGTTATTCGAGATCTTATTCTAACAATCCGGATCAAACATCCGGAAGCACTACTCAGGCTATTTCTTGGATATATAGCAACAGTAGTATTTATCCTATTTATGTTAGAGATGAAAATGGAAACCTGATTTTAGATGAAAACGGGCAAGTGATTTATGATTTAGGTAATGGGAATGGGAGACCTCCAGGGCAATCTGTAAACAGTATCAGACCTGGTATCGTAGGCGAGAATATATTAGCTTCTATCGAATTAGGTTCGGAGACCAGAACACGATCTAATTTTGTAGGATCTGCGTATGCAGAGGTCGGCTTTTTTGAAAAATTTAAGTTTAGAAGTACATTAAATTATGAGAATTATTTATTTGACAGCCACTCTTTTGATGATGATTTAATTGGTGCCGCCTCGAGTGTAAATGGCCGAGTTAGCAAACAAAGAAATATTACCACAACGTTAAATGCAATTCAGGCATTAAATTATACAGACTCTTTTGATGAGCATAATTTATCGGTAGATCTCATTTATGAGGCAAACACACAAACAACGGATTCATTTAGTGCTTCTGCTACAGGATTTTTACCCGGACAAGAAGAATTGGGAAATGGAACGATAGCCGAATCTTTTGGAGGGTTTAGATTAGAGCAAAGAATTTCAAGTATTCTTGGAAGGCTTTCCTACAATTTTAAGAACAGATACTTTTTGGATGCTTCGTATAGACAGGACAAAACATCCCAATTTAGTAAAGAATTTAATACTGGCGGTTTCTATTCATTTGGGGTTAGCTGGAGTGTTTTTAAAGAAGACTTTTTGTCAAATACAGATTGGATCAATGAGTTAAGAATCAGAGCTTCTTATGGAGAATTAGGAAATGTAAATATTCCAGGAGGCTTCTTTCCAACAAGCTTTTTATTTGGAGGCACTAATTTTGGTAATATTGTAATATCCCCGGTAGAAGGGCTCCCGTCTTCATTACCAAGTTCTACATTAATTGATCCGTCATTACAATGGGAAACATCTACAACTACAAATCTAGGTTTAGATTTCGGGTTATTTAATAATGTACTAACTGGTAGCGTTGAGTATTTCAAAAGAAATAGTGTCGATTTGATTCAAGATATTACCACTACACCATCTACCGGAGCTCCTATTTTGAGAGCCAATGCGGGAGAGATAGAGAATAGAGGATGGGAAGTAAGTTTGGTAGGAAATATTATCAATAAAGAGGGTTTTCAATGGAGCGTTAATACAAATTTTTCACTGTTAACAAATGAAATAAAAGTCGTAACACCATTTACAGACAGATTAGTTCAAGGTGCAAATCTCTGGGCTCCGGGGAATTCTATTTTCGAGTTTTATGTAAGAGAATGGGCCGGGGTAGATCCTGCAAATGGAGATGCTTTGTGGTACCAAGATATAACAGATGCAAATGGAAATGTAACAGGAAGAACAGTTACTAATGATTACGATTCTGCGACCAGATATGAAACGGGTAAAGAATCAATACCGGATATTCAAGGAGGTTTTGGTACAAACCTGAGATATAAAAACTTTGATTTTTCAGTACTCTTCAACTTTAGTTTTGGAGCTTACATTTATGATACAGACTATAGTGGATTGGTAGCTAACATGTCTAGTATTGGTTCGTCTGCTCATCCAGATAATTTTCAAGCATGGAGTCAACCTGGAGATATTAGCAGTTTTCCAAGATTAACAATTGCAAACAATAGTTTTAATAATAGATCTACTCGTTGGCTGTTTAAAAACGATTATGTGAGAATGAGAAATATAAGCCTGGGATATAATTTACCTGCCGATTTATTGAATAAATATGGAATATCAAAAGTGAGACTATATGTTTTAGGTGAAAATATGTTTACATGGCAAAGTCATAAAGGAATTGATCCAGAGCAGTCATTCAATGGACTCACAGCAAATAGATCACCCCTACAGAAAACTTTAACACTCGGGACTTTATTTGAGTTTTAG
- a CDS encoding ComF family protein, with protein MLKKSFIKDLFSLFYPALCPLCEQPLLLGEMVICTVCRHDMPVIYDKNFKKNKIATVFYGKIPIVYATSFLLFQKEGKVKKLIHELKYRGNQSIGIFLGKWFGTLLLHSVIFKDIDIVIPVPLHKKKQRKRGYNQLTTFGESISKILNIPYMEGVLLRSSVSKSQTFKNRFERFSDLTTKFYVSDHTILENKHILLIDDVITTGATLEACCLELQKTPAIKISIITMAATE; from the coding sequence ATGTTAAAGAAATCATTTATAAAAGACCTTTTTTCCTTATTTTATCCTGCTCTTTGTCCTTTGTGTGAACAGCCGTTACTTCTTGGTGAAATGGTTATTTGCACAGTTTGCAGACATGATATGCCTGTTATTTATGACAAGAATTTCAAAAAAAACAAAATTGCCACTGTTTTTTACGGTAAAATCCCAATTGTATATGCAACTTCTTTTTTGCTTTTTCAAAAGGAAGGAAAAGTAAAAAAATTAATTCACGAATTAAAGTATAGAGGAAACCAGAGCATTGGTATTTTTTTAGGCAAATGGTTTGGTACGCTCCTCTTGCATTCCGTTATTTTTAAAGATATCGACATCGTCATTCCGGTTCCTTTACATAAAAAAAAGCAGCGAAAAAGAGGGTATAATCAATTGACAACATTTGGAGAAAGTATCAGTAAAATTTTAAACATTCCCTATATGGAAGGGGTTCTTTTACGATCCTCCGTATCCAAATCTCAAACATTTAAAAACAGATTTGAACGATTTTCCGATCTCACTACTAAATTTTACGTATCGGATCATACTATTCTTGAAAACAAACATATTCTCTTAATTGATGACGTAATTACAACAGGAGCAACGCTGGAAGCTTGTTGTTTGGAACTCCAAAAAACACCTGCGATTAAAATTAGTATTATCACTATGGCAGCTACGGAATAA
- a CDS encoding AAA family ATPase — MSYRISNLIIKNFKCIDDFAFNFENKELIVFDGPNGYGKTTIFDAIEIILTGKPRRINENNNILANYSYKESPIHKNNSLPIHLEVSLKNDNEDILKIQRIFQPAPSQKSIRNNPQKIYENSQLSIFLNDVEMENGIKEENVLNFHNIKNLFNVLNYVEQDENTLFLKKNPKDKYKSLTSLLGIENELKQLNNLESFLKTTKNKFEQLEDQKKRMEEEIKNLSSDNNSLEYKKLLIDVEKTWDKEKIEISNIDLKNSFLKELEKVEFLFNNRALLNDIRYIIYQKPLTLVLPGKGQLPDSCGFEGSETIKMWSVRKGTMASKIDLTSGKVEELLPSGLRGLIGAGIKIKNVTYENGELKGRIEVWVKVGVKISHGENFSINTGLGSWVTITGFDLGIADVKVQVKLDNINKVCARIKACADFPWPIEQCAKATHCVNF, encoded by the coding sequence ATGAGTTATAGAATATCAAATTTGATTATTAAGAATTTCAAATGTATAGATGATTTTGCCTTTAACTTTGAAAATAAAGAATTAATCGTTTTCGATGGTCCAAATGGCTATGGAAAAACTACCATATTTGATGCTATTGAAATTATTTTAACTGGTAAACCGAGAAGAATAAATGAAAACAATAACATTTTGGCTAACTACAGCTATAAAGAAAGTCCAATTCATAAAAATAATTCTTTACCTATCCATTTGGAAGTTTCACTAAAGAACGACAATGAAGATATCTTAAAAATTCAGCGAATTTTTCAACCTGCACCAAGTCAAAAATCGATTAGAAATAATCCTCAAAAAATATATGAAAATTCTCAACTAAGCATTTTCTTAAATGATGTAGAGATGGAGAATGGCATTAAAGAAGAAAATGTATTGAATTTCCATAATATTAAAAATTTGTTCAATGTTTTAAATTATGTAGAACAAGACGAAAACACTTTATTTCTTAAAAAGAATCCAAAGGATAAATATAAAAGCCTAACAAGTTTACTGGGTATTGAAAATGAATTAAAACAACTTAATAATCTTGAATCTTTTTTAAAAACTACTAAAAACAAGTTTGAACAATTAGAAGATCAAAAAAAAAGAATGGAAGAAGAAATTAAGAACTTATCGTCAGATAATAACAGTTTAGAGTACAAAAAGCTTTTAATTGATGTAGAAAAAACATGGGACAAAGAAAAAATAGAAATATCCAATATTGACTTAAAGAATAGCTTTTTAAAAGAACTAGAAAAAGTAGAATTCTTGTTTAACAATAGGGCTTTACTAAATGATATTCGTTATATCATCTATCAAAAACCACTAACATTAGTTCTTCCTGGAAAGGGGCAATTACCAGATAGTTGTGGTTTTGAAGGTTCAGAAACTATTAAAATGTGGAGTGTTAGAAAAGGCACAATGGCTTCAAAAATTGATTTAACTTCTGGAAAGGTAGAAGAATTATTACCTAGTGGGCTTAGAGGTTTAATAGGCGCTGGGATTAAAATAAAAAACGTGACTTATGAAAATGGAGAACTAAAAGGGCGCATTGAAGTTTGGGTTAAAGTTGGTGTTAAAATTAGTCATGGTGAAAACTTTAGTATTAATACAGGGTTAGGTTCATGGGTAACAATAACAGGTTTTGATTTAGGCATTGCCGATGTTAAAGTTCAAGTGAAACTTGATAATATTAATAAAGTTTGTGCCCGTATAAAAGCGTGTGCAGATTTTCCATGGCCTATAGAGCAATGTGCAAAAGCAACCCATTGTGTAAATTTTTGA
- a CDS encoding IS630 family transposase, whose amino-acid sequence MSRLWKPLKKLPHRLSEIRDSLNKDKYDSFNLYFQDESRFGLMTKQKRVLVSKGIKPIGQYQHSYQWLWLWGCFSPITGDSFYWETPLVSNDIFENFLEDFSKQNPRELKIVIMDNAGFHACQNITIPDNIKLIRIPPYAPELNPAEKIWQWMKSKVAMKLFKDVETLQEKITQMVKQLTPKLIKSITSYELYTQTFLSNFKV is encoded by the coding sequence ATGAGCAGGCTGTGGAAGCCTTTAAAAAAACTACCCCATCGACTTAGTGAGATTAGAGACAGTCTAAATAAAGATAAGTACGATAGTTTCAATCTTTACTTTCAAGACGAATCTCGTTTTGGATTGATGACCAAACAGAAAAGAGTATTAGTCTCCAAAGGAATTAAACCTATAGGGCAATATCAACACAGTTATCAATGGTTATGGCTATGGGGATGTTTCTCTCCCATTACAGGAGATAGTTTCTATTGGGAAACCCCGTTAGTATCTAATGACATTTTTGAAAACTTTCTTGAAGATTTTAGTAAACAAAACCCTAGAGAACTCAAAATCGTTATTATGGACAATGCTGGATTCCATGCTTGTCAAAACATTACAATCCCAGACAACATAAAACTCATAAGAATACCGCCATACGCACCTGAGTTAAACCCTGCTGAAAAAATATGGCAATGGATGAAAAGTAAAGTGGCAATGAAACTATTCAAAGATGTTGAAACCTTACAGGAGAAAATTACACAGATGGTCAAACAATTAACACCAAAACTTATCAAATCAATAACAAGTTATGAGTTATACACTCAAACTTTTTTGAGTAATTTTAAAGTCTAA
- a CDS encoding transposase produces MKTNEIIGIDVSKLLIDVCIYSKQIVQQFENSKSGFKLMLKWSFKNSSFSKEETMFVFEHTGMYSHLLSVSLTEQKLSFFIASGLEIKRSIGIARGKDDQIDAKRIALYGYRLKEELKPSKLPKRSILQLKSLLSLRTKLNKQRAGFKVTLKEQKRIYKAKEYKIIFDVQQKMIAELTKQIHKINTQMQAIIDQNIMLKETYKLVTSVKGIGMQTAIMMIVFTDNFSKFENWRKFASYCGVAPFPYQSGTSIKGRTKVSHLANKKLKAIINMCAISAIQHNPEMKLYYHKRIKQGKSKMSTVNIIRNKLIARVFAVVKRQTPYVDTFKFAA; encoded by the coding sequence ATGAAAACAAATGAAATTATCGGAATCGATGTCAGTAAATTATTAATTGATGTTTGTATCTATTCTAAACAAATTGTTCAACAGTTTGAGAACAGTAAATCTGGATTTAAATTAATGCTAAAGTGGAGTTTTAAAAATTCGTCTTTCTCTAAAGAAGAAACCATGTTTGTATTTGAACATACAGGAATGTACTCTCATTTATTATCTGTGTCTTTAACTGAACAAAAATTATCTTTTTTCATAGCTTCTGGTTTAGAAATTAAAAGATCTATTGGTATTGCTCGTGGAAAGGATGACCAAATTGATGCCAAACGCATTGCTCTATATGGGTATCGATTAAAAGAAGAACTTAAACCCAGTAAGCTACCTAAAAGAAGTATATTACAACTAAAAAGTCTCTTATCTTTAAGGACAAAACTTAACAAACAAAGAGCTGGTTTTAAAGTTACTTTGAAAGAACAAAAAAGAATTTATAAAGCAAAAGAGTATAAAATAATCTTTGACGTTCAACAAAAAATGATTGCAGAACTAACCAAACAAATACACAAGATTAATACTCAAATGCAAGCTATTATTGACCAAAATATAATGTTAAAAGAAACCTATAAACTTGTTACTAGTGTTAAAGGTATAGGAATGCAAACTGCTATAATGATGATTGTGTTTACTGACAATTTTTCAAAATTTGAAAACTGGAGAAAGTTTGCCTCTTATTGTGGTGTTGCTCCTTTTCCTTACCAATCTGGAACTAGTATTAAAGGACGTACAAAAGTCTCTCATTTGGCTAATAAAAAATTGAAAGCAATTATTAATATGTGCGCTATTTCTGCTATACAACATAACCCAGAAATGAAATTATACTATCATAAAAGAATAAAACAAGGCAAAAGTAAAATGAGTACCGTTAACATTATTAGAAACAAATTAATAGCAAGAGTGTTTGCCGTTGTCAAACGACAAACACCCTATGTAGATACTTTTAAATTTGCTGCATAA
- a CDS encoding glycine--tRNA ligase — protein sequence MTNTEDRFKKVVAHAKEYGYIFPSSEIYDGLNAVYDYAQNGVELKKNIRAYWWKAMVQLHKNIVGIDAAILMHPTTWKASGHVDAFNDPLIDNKDSKKRYRADVLIEEYCTKIESKIEKEVSKAAKRFGDAFDKETFLATNRRVLGYREKIDTILSRMAASLEREELADIKALIEELEIADPLSGSKNWTEVKQFNLMFGTRLGASAEAATDIYLRPETAQGIFVNFLNVQKSGRMKIPFGIAQTGKAFRNEIVARQFIFRMREFEQMEMQFFVKPGTQKMWYEHWKKARLQWHLSLGMGADKYRFHDHEKLAHYADAATDIEFKFPFGFKELEGIHSRTDFDLKAHEKYSGKKLRYFDPGENKSYIPYVIETSIGLDRMFLAVLSNALEEELLENNTTRTVLKLPAILAPFKATVLPLVKNDGLPEKARTIVEDLKWDFNIFYDEKDAIGKRYRRQDAVGTPFCITVDHDTLKDETVTIRYRDTMRQKRVAISEAGIIIAKEINIKSWLQKG from the coding sequence ATGACGAATACAGAAGATCGATTTAAGAAAGTAGTAGCACATGCTAAAGAATATGGCTATATATTTCCGTCCAGTGAAATTTACGATGGACTGAATGCAGTATATGATTATGCACAAAATGGAGTGGAGCTAAAGAAAAATATCCGGGCGTATTGGTGGAAAGCCATGGTGCAGCTACATAAAAATATTGTAGGTATCGATGCTGCAATTTTAATGCATCCTACTACCTGGAAAGCCTCCGGTCATGTAGATGCTTTTAACGATCCTTTGATAGACAATAAAGATTCTAAAAAAAGATACAGGGCTGATGTGTTGATTGAGGAGTACTGCACCAAAATTGAAAGTAAAATAGAAAAAGAAGTCAGTAAAGCGGCAAAACGTTTTGGAGATGCTTTTGATAAAGAAACGTTTTTGGCTACTAACAGGAGGGTACTGGGATACCGGGAAAAAATAGATACGATACTATCACGAATGGCAGCATCTCTGGAACGCGAAGAACTGGCCGATATAAAAGCACTGATAGAAGAATTGGAAATTGCAGACCCATTGTCGGGTTCTAAAAACTGGACAGAAGTAAAGCAATTTAATTTAATGTTTGGCACAAGGTTAGGTGCTTCGGCAGAAGCTGCAACGGATATCTACTTACGGCCGGAAACCGCTCAGGGAATCTTTGTGAATTTTTTGAATGTTCAGAAAAGCGGGCGTATGAAAATTCCGTTCGGAATTGCACAAACAGGAAAAGCATTTAGAAATGAAATTGTCGCCAGGCAATTTATATTTAGAATGCGAGAGTTTGAACAGATGGAAATGCAGTTTTTTGTAAAACCGGGAACACAGAAAATGTGGTACGAACATTGGAAGAAAGCTCGCTTGCAATGGCATCTTTCCCTGGGAATGGGAGCAGACAAATATCGTTTTCACGATCATGAAAAATTAGCACATTACGCAGATGCGGCAACAGATATTGAATTTAAATTCCCCTTCGGATTCAAAGAATTGGAAGGAATTCATTCTCGTACGGATTTTGACCTAAAAGCTCATGAGAAGTATTCCGGAAAGAAGTTGCGCTATTTCGATCCCGGAGAAAATAAAAGCTATATCCCGTATGTGATAGAAACGTCCATAGGACTGGACAGAATGTTTTTAGCAGTCCTTTCAAATGCACTGGAAGAAGAGCTTTTGGAAAATAATACGACCAGGACCGTATTAAAGCTACCAGCCATTTTAGCGCCATTTAAGGCAACTGTTTTGCCATTGGTGAAAAATGATGGCTTGCCTGAAAAAGCCCGTACCATTGTAGAAGATTTGAAATGGGATTTTAATATATTTTACGATGAAAAAGATGCGATAGGAAAACGCTATAGAAGGCAAGATGCCGTAGGAACACCTTTTTGTATTACCGTAGACCACGATACGTTAAAAGACGAAACCGTTACCATTCGCTACAGAGATACCATGAGACAAAAACGTGTAGCAATTTCCGAGGCAGGAATTATTATAGCCAAAGAAATCAATATAAAGTCTTGGTTACAAAAAGGGTAA
- the ssb gene encoding single-stranded DNA-binding protein, with protein MNTLRNKVQLVGNLGKDPEIITLESGRKLAKFSLATNENYKDANGHKQTKTDWHSLIAWGKTAEIIEKYVTKGKEVAIEGKLTTRSYETKEGENRYVTEVVVNEILMLGNK; from the coding sequence ATGAATACGTTAAGAAACAAAGTTCAGTTAGTTGGAAACTTAGGAAAAGATCCGGAAATTATCACCTTGGAAAGTGGTAGAAAATTAGCTAAATTCTCATTAGCTACTAATGAAAATTACAAAGATGCTAACGGGCATAAACAAACCAAAACTGACTGGCATTCCCTAATTGCCTGGGGTAAAACCGCTGAGATCATCGAAAAGTATGTAACCAAAGGAAAGGAAGTTGCCATAGAAGGGAAACTCACTACCCGAAGCTATGAAACCAAAGAAGGAGAAAACCGCTATGTAACGGAAGTTGTTGTCAACGAAATTTTGATGTTGGGTAACAAGTAG
- a CDS encoding RagB/SusD family nutrient uptake outer membrane protein, whose protein sequence is MMKKYSNKLKNISSSIMIVLVMLFSAGCSDDFIEEPTDTTGANSSIIFSDRSNVETFIAGILANYKGQYRNVDNGGLYAMYFARAVKGNDIIQAFSWYTFDYGHENREATFRRTNFTWDFNYENVNFANVLIDGVTNSSSLSEIDKRELIAQGKFFRGFHLFELLLEFAPNYNNNRSLIRIPVYTGPTSVESVSGNPPVPLSEAYNQVIQDLRDAIADLPNSRRGKSFVNKVVAQAVLTRVLAVTQDDWVQMSSLARAAYGGNANSAVQSSNWGNGFNNMTDQEWLWAMFQNGSDETNFFWGHAAPMMDHLTLSYNATYFDPDFVSQFSATDVRNTFFDLYGVSVSTPWREFVSTKYAFTFASDIPIIRKSEMVLFDAEAQYQLGNEAEARNLLFALQSVRDPNATISTNSGQALLNEILLERKKEFYGEFGPQWFDAKRYNLPINRNSIHRISLNVPTNSNLFFLKIPQDEIDLNPNYAGFNNE, encoded by the coding sequence ATGATGAAAAAATATAGTAATAAACTAAAAAACATAAGCTCCTCAATTATGATCGTATTAGTAATGTTATTTTCAGCTGGATGTTCTGATGATTTTATTGAAGAGCCAACAGATACAACGGGAGCAAATAGTAGTATAATATTTTCTGACAGGAGTAATGTAGAAACTTTTATAGCAGGCATATTAGCAAACTACAAAGGACAATACAGAAATGTAGATAATGGAGGATTATATGCCATGTATTTTGCAAGAGCTGTAAAAGGAAATGATATTATACAAGCTTTCAGTTGGTATACTTTTGACTATGGACATGAGAATAGGGAAGCAACGTTTAGAAGAACAAACTTTACATGGGACTTCAATTATGAAAATGTAAATTTTGCAAATGTTTTGATAGATGGAGTTACTAATAGCTCTTCTTTAAGTGAGATAGATAAGAGAGAGTTAATTGCTCAGGGAAAATTTTTTAGAGGCTTTCATTTATTTGAATTATTGTTAGAGTTTGCTCCAAATTATAATAACAACAGAAGCTTGATTAGGATTCCTGTGTATACAGGTCCTACTTCTGTGGAGAGTGTATCAGGAAATCCTCCTGTGCCGTTGAGTGAAGCATACAATCAGGTGATTCAAGATTTGCGGGATGCTATTGCAGACTTACCCAATTCTAGACGAGGCAAAAGTTTTGTAAATAAAGTAGTTGCCCAAGCAGTACTTACCAGAGTGTTGGCTGTAACTCAAGATGATTGGGTTCAAATGTCCTCATTGGCGAGAGCAGCTTATGGAGGTAATGCAAATTCTGCAGTACAATCTTCAAACTGGGGGAATGGATTTAATAATATGACTGATCAAGAATGGTTATGGGCAATGTTCCAAAATGGTTCAGACGAAACTAACTTTTTTTGGGGGCATGCAGCTCCAATGATGGATCATCTGACATTAAGTTACAATGCAACCTATTTCGATCCAGATTTTGTAAGCCAGTTTTCTGCTACAGATGTAAGAAATACCTTTTTTGATTTATACGGAGTATCTGTATCTACCCCTTGGAGAGAATTCGTCTCAACAAAATATGCATTTACATTTGCTTCCGACATCCCAATTATAAGAAAATCAGAAATGGTTTTATTCGATGCCGAGGCTCAATACCAACTGGGAAATGAGGCGGAAGCCAGAAACTTGCTGTTTGCTCTTCAATCTGTAAGAGACCCAAATGCGACGATATCTACAAACTCCGGACAAGCACTTCTGAATGAAATTTTACTAGAGAGAAAGAAAGAATTCTATGGAGAGTTTGGCCCACAATGGTTTGACGCCAAGAGGTATAATTTACCCATTAATAGAAATAGCATACACAGAATATCATTAAACGTTCCTACGAATAGCAATCTATTCTTCTTAAAAATTCCACAAGATGAAATAGACCTTAACCCAAATTATGCGGGCTTCAATAACGAATAA
- a CDS encoding helix-turn-helix domain-containing protein — protein sequence MSTLKKLLPKQTSITKRSRIKMLLLIHQKKVIYSKDMVPKLKHCRKTIYTWIKVYRDGGLELLLSSNKGGNNTPLIEQGTKEALAEKLSDPLAQITSYTELLDWVQEHYQSNINYATLYKHCRVHHHSVLKVARKSHHKKDEQAVEAFKKTTPST from the coding sequence TTGAGTACACTAAAAAAACTCTTACCCAAGCAAACAAGTATTACCAAAAGAAGCCGTATCAAAATGTTGCTTTTGATACATCAGAAAAAAGTGATTTACAGCAAAGATATGGTTCCAAAGCTTAAGCACTGTCGTAAAACTATTTATACCTGGATAAAGGTATATAGAGATGGAGGCTTAGAGTTATTATTGTCCAGTAATAAAGGGGGTAACAATACTCCTTTAATAGAACAGGGTACAAAAGAAGCATTGGCAGAGAAACTTTCAGACCCACTGGCACAGATTACTAGTTATACAGAACTGCTTGACTGGGTACAGGAGCATTACCAATCCAATATTAACTATGCCACACTCTATAAGCACTGTCGTGTACACCACCATAGTGTTTTGAAAGTAGCAAGGAAATCACATCACAAAAAAGATGAGCAGGCTGTGGAAGCCTTTAAAAAAACTACCCCATCGACTTAG